Part of the Paeniglutamicibacter sulfureus genome, CCGGCACCGGCACGCCGAAGAAGCGCTGGCGGGAGACCAGCCAGTCGCCGTTCAGGCCCGAGATCCAGTTCTCGTAGCGCGAGCGCATGAAGGCTGGGTGGAACTCGATCTGCTCGCCGCGCTTGATGAGGCGCTCGCGGCGTTCCTCGTCGCGCCCGCCGTTGCGGATGTACCACTGGCGGGAGGAAACGATTTCCAGGGGCTTGTCGCCCTTTTCGAAGAAGTTCACCGGGTGGCTGATCTTCTTCGGCTCGCCGTCGAGCAGGTTGGCGGCGATGAGCAGCTCGACGACGCCCTCCTTGGCGGAGAACACCGTCTTGCCGGCGATCGCGGCGTATGCCGTACGTCCGGCCTCGGTGGTGATCCACTCCGGGGTCTCGGCGATGACGCGGCCGTCGCGGCCGATGATGGCCCGGGTCGGCAGCTGCAGTTCGCGCCACCAGGTCACGTCGTTCAGGTCGCCGAAGGTGCAGACCATCGCGATGCCCGAGCCCTTGTCCATCTTGGCAAGTGCGTGCGGGAAAACCGTAACCGGAACGTCGAAAAGCGGGGAGGTGACGGTCTTGCCGAAGAGCGGCTTGTAGCGCTCGTCGTCGGGGTTTGCCACCAGGCCGGCGCAGGCAGCCAGCAGCTCGGGACGGGTGGTCTCGATGAAGACCTGGGTGCCGTCCTCGGCGGTGAACGGGTAGCGGTAGTAGGCGCCGGGCACTTCCCGGTCCTCCAGTTCCGCCTGGGCCACCGCGGTGCGGAAGGTGACGTCCCACAGGGTGGGTGCCTCGGCCATGTAGGCGTCGCCCTTGGCCAAGTTGGCCAGGAAGCCGCGCTGCGAGACGGAACGCGACACGTCATCGATGGTGCGGTAGGTCAGGTCCCAGTCCACGGACAGGCCCAGGGTGGAGAAGAGGTGCTCGAAGACCTTCTCATCCTCGACCGCGAGTTCCTCGCAGAGTTCGATGAAGTTCTTGCGGCTCACGACGTCCCAGTCGCGCTGGTTCTTCGCCGGGGTCGCCGGGGGACGGTAGCCCTCCACGTGGGCGTACGTCGGGTCGCAGCGCACACCGTAGTAGTTCTGCACACGGCGCTCGGTGGGCAGGCCGTTGTCGTCCCAGCCCATCGGGTAGAACACGTTCTTGCCGCGCATACGCTGGTAACGGGCCAGCACGTCGGTCTGCGTGTAGGAGAACATGTGCCCCACGTGCAGCGAGCCCGAGGCCGTCGGCGGGGGAGTGTCGATCGAGTAGACCTGCTCGCGCGTGGTCTCTGCGTTGAATTTGTAGGTGCCCTGCTCGCGCCAGCGGGCGCCAAGGCGTTCCTCCAGGCCCTCAAGAGCGGGCTTGTCCGGAACGGAAACGAT contains:
- the valS gene encoding valine--tRNA ligase produces the protein MAEDTLGTDTPVIVSVPDKPALEGLEERLGARWREQGTYKFNAETTREQVYSIDTPPPTASGSLHVGHMFSYTQTDVLARYQRMRGKNVFYPMGWDDNGLPTERRVQNYYGVRCDPTYAHVEGYRPPATPAKNQRDWDVVSRKNFIELCEELAVEDEKVFEHLFSTLGLSVDWDLTYRTIDDVSRSVSQRGFLANLAKGDAYMAEAPTLWDVTFRTAVAQAELEDREVPGAYYRYPFTAEDGTQVFIETTRPELLAACAGLVANPDDERYKPLFGKTVTSPLFDVPVTVFPHALAKMDKGSGIAMVCTFGDLNDVTWWRELQLPTRAIIGRDGRVIAETPEWITTEAGRTAYAAIAGKTVFSAKEGVVELLIAANLLDGEPKKISHPVNFFEKGDKPLEIVSSRQWYIRNGGRDEERRERLIKRGEQIEFHPAFMRSRYENWISGLNGDWLVSRQRFFGVPVPVWYPLDAAGEPDYENPILPTDEMLPVDPAADVAPGYEESQRNEAGGFVGDADVLDTWATSSLTPQIVGRWSRDTDFFNKVFPFDLRPQGHDIIRTWLFSSAVRADALHDVAPWKHAAISGWILDPDRKKMSKSKGNVVVPTDVLNDYGSDAVRYWAASAKLGADTAYEINQMKIGRRLAIKILNASKFVLNLGATEANVIAGDASVITNGLDKSLLARLSQVIDDASRAFDAYDYARALDITESFFWSFTDDYVELIKDRAYGARGDAEQASVLATLATTLDSVLRLFAPFLPFATEEVWGWWRAGSVHRAPWPGSAHLVGAVEGANTAVLPIVGEALSGIRKAKSEAKVKQRTEVLSGVISAPEATLELLRSGLGDLLAAGNAKDMTLVAADGDLTVSDVVLAPAEDTVQA